A stretch of Henckelia pumila isolate YLH828 chromosome 4, ASM3356847v2, whole genome shotgun sequence DNA encodes these proteins:
- the LOC140866816 gene encoding uncharacterized protein, translating to MSDGTLDDHSPGTAVNHGGERECTDNSAATGCSNSSVADSLNLLISSVITGFDRTADATSRSQDQLSSALDRLTGELDNLLEDAPSTFIMQHSARISGVRKRVRALNSVLKSIQQRIDNMDRMISAGLMRDKLVSQRSGQQ from the exons ATGTCGGACGGAACCCTAGATGATCATTCGCCCGGGACCGCCGTGAACCATGGCGGCGAACGCGAATGCACCGACAATTCAGCCGCCACAGGTTGCTCAAATTCTTCTGTGGCGGATAGTTTGAACCTTTTGATTTCATCTGTAATCACCGGCTTCGATCGCACAGCCGACGCCACCTCCAGAAGCCAAGACCAGCTCTCCTCTGCTCTCGATCGCCTCACTGGAG AGCTTGATAATTTGCTGGAAGATGCACCATCGACTTTCATTATGCAACATTCAGCTAGGATTTCTGGCGTTAGGAAAAGGGTCAGAGCATTAAATTCTGTTCTAAAGTCTATACAACAGCGGATCGACAACATGGATCGAATGATATCAGCTGGATTGATGCGAG ATAAATTGGTATCACAAAGAAGTGGACAACAATAA